Part of the Roseomonas sp. OT10 genome, CACGGCATCCGCCCTGGCAGAAGGAGGGCCCCCCGGTGCCCACCAGTGATCGCGTCTTCCTCGTCGTGGTCGACGACAGCCCGGAGCGGGTGGTCGCGATGCGCTACGCCTGCCTGCGCGTGCAGAAATCCGGCGGACGGGTCGCGCTGCTGCGCGTCACCGAACCCGCCGAGTTGCAGGAATGGGCCGGCATCGGCGCGATGATGGAGGAGGAGCGCCGGCAGGAGGCGGAGCAGCTTCTCTCCGCCTTGGCCGCCGAGGTGCAGGAGATCACCGGCGGCCTGCCCCTGCTGCTGATCCGCGAGGGCGAGCCCGTGGAGGAGATCCTGGCGCTGCTGCAGGAGGATCCGCGGATTTCCATCCTGGTCCTCGCCGCCTCGCCGGCCGGCAGCGGCCCGGGGCCGCTGGTGACGGCGCTGACCGGCCGCCACGCGGCCCAGCTCCGCTGCCCGCTGACGATCGTGCCCGGCAACCTCAGCGACCAGGAGCTGAACCGGGTCACCTGAACCCCGGCGGCTGCGCCAGATCGGGGCCGCGGGTCTGGCATGCCCGCCGGTCGGCGCGGTTGCTTCCCGGCCGGACCCGTCCCACATACCCCGCGATCACGCGCGCGCGACGCCAGGCCGGGGCGCGGACCCGGCAAGCCAGACGGGAACACCATGTTCATCGAGACCGAGCCCACCCCCAACCCCGCCACGCTGAAGTTCCTGCCGGGCCAGGATGTGCTGGGGGCACGCGGCACCGCCGACTTCCCGGACGCCGATTCGGCGGAGCGCTCCCCCCTGGCGGAGCGGCTGTTCCGGCTGGACGGCGTGGCGCGGGTCTTCCTCGGCGCGGATTTCGTCACCGTCACCAAGGCGGACGGCACGGACTGGCAGTCCCTCAAGCCGCAGGTGCTGGGCGCGGTGATGGAGCATTTCCTCGCCGGCCGGCCGATCCTGGCGGACATGCCCTCCGAGGCGGAGGAGGAGGAAGTCGACCCCGCCGATGCGGAGGTGGTGGCGCAGATCAAGGAGCTGCTGGATACGCGCGTCCGGCCGGCGGTGGCCAGCGATGGCGGCGACATTGTCTTCCGCGGCTTCCGGGACGGCGTCGTGCGGCTGCACATGCAGGGCGCGTGCTCCGGCTGCCCCTCCTCCCGCGCCACGCTGAAGCACGGCGTGGAGACGATGCTGCGCCACTACGTGCCCGAGGTGGTCGCGGTGGAGCAGGTCGAGGCCTGACCCTCCCGCGGCGCCGCCCGGTGGGTGGCGCCCGCCCCCTTCGCCCCTGTTGAGCCGCCCCTCCTAAACCTCCCGTGATGGGACGGGCGGTTGACCGCCTCCGGCTGCCCGGCTGATGGTCCCGGCCCGTCCGGGGCGGCGACCCGCCCGCCGGGGGGAAAGCCAGGGGAACGACCATGCGCCTGCCGACCGCCCTTCTCCTCGCCGCCGTGGCCGCTTCGCCGGCCGTGCTCCCGGTCCGGGCCCAGGCCCAGGCGGTGCCGCAGATCGAGCCGCGCTCGGATGCCGCCGTCACCTACCGCCTCACGGGGCAGGGCGTGCCGGAAGGGACGCAGCTGCGGGTGGAGTGGCTGGCCGCCGAGCGGGTGCTGCGCACGGCCCCGCCCGGCCTGCCGGGCTATGTCCTGTTCAACCGCAAGGCAGGCACGGCCCGGATGGTGATGGAGCAGGCGCGGATGGTGATGGATCTTCCGGTCAGCCCCGAGACGCTGCGCGGCATGGGCATGGCGTCGAGCCCGACGGCACGCTTCACCCGCGGCGGGACGGAGCGGATCGCCGGCCTGACCTGTACCGTCTGGACCATGCAGGATGGCCAGACCACGGGCAGCGGCTGCATCACCGAGGATGGGGTGATGCTGCGGGGCGAAGGGCAGAGCAACGGCCGCAAGGGCAGCCTGGAGGCGCTGGAGGTGTCCCGCGCGGCGGCCGACCCGGCCCGCTTCCGCGTCCCGGCCGGCTTCCAGGCGATGCAGATCCCGAACCTGCCCGGCGTGCCCGGCCTGCCGGGCGCCGCCCCCAAGCGGAACTGAAGGCGGGGCCGCGTTGCCCCGCCGCTACAGCGCCAGTTCCACCATCACCGGCACGTGGTCGGAGGCCTGCGCCCACCCCCGCGCCGGCTTCAGCACCACATGCCGCCGCAGCGCCCCGGCGAGGTCCTGGCTGACCCAGACATGGTCCAGCCGGCGGCCGCGATCCGCCGCCTCCCAGTCGCGGGCGCGGTAGGACCACCACGTGTAGAGCTTCTGCTCCGGCGGCACGAAGTGGCGCAGCGCGTCGTGCCATTCCCCCGCCTGCTGCCAGCGGGTCAGTGCCTCCACCTCGATGGGCGTGTGCGAGACGACGGTGAGCAGTTGCCTGTGCGACCAGACGTCGTGCTCCAGCGGCGCGATGTTCAGGTCGCCCACCAGCACCGCGCGGCGTGCCGCACCGCGCCCGGCGGTCCAAGCGGTGGCCTCGGCCAGGAAGTCCAGCTTGTGGCCGAACTTGGGATTCGCCTCGCGGTCCGGGATGTCGCCGCCGGCGGGGACATAGAAATCGTGCAGCTCGACCGGCCCGCCCGGCGCGTCGATATCCACGCCCAGGTGGCGGCAGTCACCGCGGCCGCACCAGTCCGGCTCGCCGGGGCGCAGCAGGATCGGCAGGCGCGAGAGCACGGCGACGCCGTTGTAGCCCTTCATTCCGCGGATGACGCGGTGGGTGTAGCCCAGCGCCTCGGCCGCCGCGTGCGGGAAGACGTCGTCAGGCGACTTCGTCTCCTGCAGGCAGAGCACGTCCGGCGCCAGCTCGGCGTCAAGCTGCGCGAGCAGGGGCGCGCGCAGCCGGACGCTGTTGATGTTCCAGGTGACGATGCGCAAAGCGCGCGCGCTCAGGCGATCGTGGTGCGCACGGTGCCGACGCCCTCGACCGTCCCTTCCAGCACGTCGCCCTTCACCACCGCCGCCACGCCCTCGGGCGTGCCGGTCATGATGAGGTCGCCCGGGGCGAGGGCCACGAGGTGGGAGAGGTTGGCGATGATCTCCGGCACCGACCAGATCATCTTCGACAGGTCGGAGGACTGCCGGACCTTGCCGTTCACCACCAGCTCGATCTTGCCCTTGCCCGGGTCGATGCCGGCCGCGGGCACCAGCTCGCCCATCGGGGCGGAGGCGTCGAAGCCCTTCGCCATGTCCCAGGGGCGGCCCATCTTCTTCGCCACGGTCTGCATGTCGCGCCGCGTCAGGTCGAGGCCGACGCCATAGCCCCAGACGTGCTTCAGCGCCTCGGCCTTGGGGATGTCCCGGCCGCCGGTGCCGATCGCCACGATCAGCTCCAGCTCGTGGTGCAGGTCGGCCGTCTCGGTCGGGTACGGGGTGTCGGCGCCGCCCGTCACCACGGCATCGGCCGGCTTGGTGAAGTAGAAGGGCGGCTCGCGGTCGGGATCATGGCCCATCTCGCGCGCATGCTCGGCATAGTTCCGGCCGACGCAGAAGATCCGGCGCACTGGGAAGGCCCCGCCGCCCTTCACCGGCACGGCAGCCTGGACGGGGGCGGCGATGACGAATTCGGCCATGGT contains:
- a CDS encoding universal stress protein, with the translated sequence MPTSDRVFLVVVDDSPERVVAMRYACLRVQKSGGRVALLRVTEPAELQEWAGIGAMMEEERRQEAEQLLSALAAEVQEITGGLPLLLIREGEPVEEILALLQEDPRISILVLAASPAGSGPGPLVTALTGRHAAQLRCPLTIVPGNLSDQELNRVT
- a CDS encoding NifU family protein — translated: MFIETEPTPNPATLKFLPGQDVLGARGTADFPDADSAERSPLAERLFRLDGVARVFLGADFVTVTKADGTDWQSLKPQVLGAVMEHFLAGRPILADMPSEAEEEEVDPADAEVVAQIKELLDTRVRPAVASDGGDIVFRGFRDGVVRLHMQGACSGCPSSRATLKHGVETMLRHYVPEVVAVEQVEA
- a CDS encoding DUF4412 domain-containing protein translates to MRLPTALLLAAVAASPAVLPVRAQAQAVPQIEPRSDAAVTYRLTGQGVPEGTQLRVEWLAAERVLRTAPPGLPGYVLFNRKAGTARMVMEQARMVMDLPVSPETLRGMGMASSPTARFTRGGTERIAGLTCTVWTMQDGQTTGSGCITEDGVMLRGEGQSNGRKGSLEALEVSRAAADPARFRVPAGFQAMQIPNLPGVPGLPGAAPKRN
- a CDS encoding exodeoxyribonuclease III, producing MRIVTWNINSVRLRAPLLAQLDAELAPDVLCLQETKSPDDVFPHAAAEALGYTHRVIRGMKGYNGVAVLSRLPILLRPGEPDWCGRGDCRHLGVDIDAPGGPVELHDFYVPAGGDIPDREANPKFGHKLDFLAEATAWTAGRGAARRAVLVGDLNIAPLEHDVWSHRQLLTVVSHTPIEVEALTRWQQAGEWHDALRHFVPPEQKLYTWWSYRARDWEAADRGRRLDHVWVSQDLAGALRRHVVLKPARGWAQASDHVPVMVELAL
- a CDS encoding fumarylacetoacetate hydrolase family protein, translated to MAEFVIAAPVQAAVPVKGGGAFPVRRIFCVGRNYAEHAREMGHDPDREPPFYFTKPADAVVTGGADTPYPTETADLHHELELIVAIGTGGRDIPKAEALKHVWGYGVGLDLTRRDMQTVAKKMGRPWDMAKGFDASAPMGELVPAAGIDPGKGKIELVVNGKVRQSSDLSKMIWSVPEIIANLSHLVALAPGDLIMTGTPEGVAAVVKGDVLEGTVEGVGTVRTTIA